The DNA sequence AGACGACTGAAACAATGACTCTTTAGTTCTAAGGATGGAAGAAAAGAACATCTTTCAGAACAACCTGTGCTTTTAAATGGCCACAAAAACTACAATAATCCGTTACcagtgaaataaaagaagaaaaaaggttgaCTGGTGAtccattaaagctgcagtgcgtaacttttggtgatttctgTTTTcgataatgttttctttttacaccGTGAACAGAATGTATTACTTGTACGCTGCacccttcatctgaaaacgaGTTCTGTCAAGTAATCCTATCCCgtcctgactgagggagtgttggtgtgtgtacagcagcatcgcaggggcgggtggagacaaaaaaaaaaataaaaaatgctgaATGACcgcattttttaaattcacttctgaaacctcTGGctgtcagtttgttgttttcaatgtgTTCAGTCAGACTCTGAACCTGTCCACAGCCGTCTCACTTTAACAGTGTCACGTCAGCTGTTGCCTCGTGAaacaagtcacttcctgtgtgcagcgtgagAATGAAGACGGCTAGATTGAACCAGCCTCGTGTGAACTCGTTTAACAATGAAATGGTATGAGTTAAAAGTTACGCACCACAGCTTTAAAGCtgattttggtgtgtgtgttgcaggatGTGGTTGGATTTTGATTCTCATGGCTGTGATGTTGCTCCGCAGGTCCTCCCGTTCCTCCACTGAAGCCCCTGAAGTTTCACCATCAGCTCGCGCCCGCAGACTCCCACTCCTCTGTGTTGTCGCCTCCTGATCTGGCTCTGTATCCCGACTCAGTGACACTAACGGGACGGACTGAGCGGCTGCAGCCGAGCCCTGCGGACCTGAGGTCCTGCAGCCCGCGGGAGTGGGAGGAGCCGAGCTCGCCCAACTCCGTCACGGACAACGAGCATCAGCCACCGCTCTGCAGCTACGTGGAGCGGCTGAAAAgagaaggggagggagggagaaaggtgAACGGAGGAGGGGAGGTGGAGGCGAGAGGACGGAGAGGGCTGGACAGAAGCTCCTACCATCATGCCATCGCAGCCTTAGAGAACAccagcgaggaagaggaggaggaggaggatgcaaGGAGggcgagggaggaggaggaggaggccgggGACAAAGACAGGAGCAGTTTCCAGCGGCCGGTGGTGGAGACAGAGTCGGTGTTCAGACCGGCAGAGTTCGGATCTCGACTCCTACCTCCTGAAAACAAACCACTGGAGATGGTGGTGCTGAAGAGAGCGAAGGAGCTGGTGCTCAGTCACAATCACCACAGCATCGCCAAACACCTGCTGATCGCTGACtgccaggtacacacacacacacacacacaggtttccatcacttcagaggacattgcattgacttacattcatttcctgtagatctactttaaccttaaccataatctCTAGTGCCCTAATTCTAATTTTAAAAaataccttaaaatgtagtgattaaaaaacagattaaaacagatttagctccccacaacataagcaatgccaggtacacacacacacaaaacaaattcaactaattatattatttcatgttattatcCGTCAGTACCTTTAACTTATTTTACAAATAAGTTATTACAAACGTCACAAAATGAACTATACCTTTAAAACCAAACTTTTGATAAATATGttgcttttctttaaaaacagctgaaaacaaATTTTCCCTTAAATTATTTAGAACTGAAATTTTGGAGACGTAAAATCCACTTATCCAACAGTAGACTGGATATGTGGCTCAACAAAGCACATATACGTGAATATAAACATGTGCATATGTAGAGACAGATCAATAATCACATGTTGATGTTATAAAGACCAGTTATGAAtaataaagtattaaaaagaCCAGTGTTAAAGGGCTTTAGATAGCTCACCTGTCTGAGCTGGTGACACATGGGTCAAGGCGGAGGTCAAGGCCCTCTGCAGGTCGTCCTCATGAACTACAGAcccagaaacaaacaaagagttatgctaaatgaggacattttcacaacctttctttattattcatcttttttgctgatttagtaaaaaaagaaagaaagaaaaaaaagtcaataaaaagcCTTTTGTTCCTCATTAAAAGCAGCTACTGGATTttcatttgagaaaatcattcACAGGTGCAGAGGAAATTCAACTTACATAACAATCAGAtttatacacgtgtgtgtaatttggcagcaaacatatttactgctgtttgctattatgtgtgtgtgtgtgtgtgtgtgtgtgtgcttttacttccctggcataaacactgaccttgtcaggaccagtaaagaccaaaacctggtcctgatgaaaCAGAACCTCATGTCTGAGAACCTGGTCAGgtttagggttaagatttgaCTTGTGTTATagattaaggttaaggttaagattaaggtaaggcattaactggttaaagttaaggttagagaAAAGCCTCAGGTTTGGCTGATTCAAATGAAAGTGTCCTAAAAGGAACAGCTactcaaacctgtgtgtgtgtgtgtgtgtgtgtgtctgtgtgtgctgaaAATTAGATTTCTGCCTCGCAGCCGATGTTTCTGCTGCAATAAAACGACTCTCGTGACGCAGgagaaacataaaacaaacaaaaacccactAACTCTGGACAGACTCAGTGAGAGATggggataaataaaataaataaaaaacataaatgtaattGAAATCCATCCTGTTAAAAACCCTCTCTCTCCTGGTCTCCAGGTTGCGAGGATACTGGGCGTGACTGCGGACCTCAAAGGTCAGATGGGCGTGGCCTCCGGCCTGGAGCTGGTGACGCTGCCGCACGGTCGGCAGCTGAGGCTGGACCTCATGGAAAGGTACGCGACGCACACTCTCACTATTATTTCAACGTACCGTGGACACAAATGAGAGGATGAATGATTCGGAACATTTGATCGgtcacagcaggaaaagcaaatatgacttgattttaaaaaacaccaCGAACTTTGTAACCGATTTTCAACCGGTTTTAACCGAATCAGCCTCCTATTTTGGCCTCAACTGAAAGAAACTTGACTTTTACGATTTTACGACAGCCCCTGATCTGACTGTCCGAGTCCATTTTAACCCCCAGATTAGTGACGGTTGACCTCATGTAAGAAAAGTGAGGAAAATACAGATTTAattttgattcatttcaaaGTGCTTCAACCAAGGTAATTAGTTTGACTCTACTGTCTGGGATCTGGAACACAAAGCTTAAAGACAATAGAAGCAAATAGACTAAATTAGTGGTGACTTTACTAGTGAGTGACAGTTGCAGATTGATTGTACAGTGCGGTCTGTGCTGTGATCAAAGTGAATTCATCCCTGCAGCCTCTCAAAGATCACATTAGAAGATCAGAAAACAGACCTGGACGTCACACTGTGTTGAtaatcctcctctctctctctcaccctgaCCTCCCTCATTTCCCCCTCTCACCAGACACCACACCATGGCGATAGGCGTTGCCGTGGATATTCTGGGATGCACTGGCAGCGTGGACGAGCGGGCGTCCACGTTAAATCGCATCATCCTGGTGGCGGTGGAGCTGAAGGACACGGTGGGCGACCTGTTCGCTTTCACCGCCCTGATGAAAGCGCTGGACATGCAGCaggtaacacacgcacacacacacacacacacacacacacacacacacaggaaacgtGGTTTACTGACTTTTGTCAACTCGACTCTTCTTCACAGATCAGCCGTTTGGAAGAAACATGGACGACTCTGCGAAGGAACTACACACAGACGGCCATCAGCTACGAGAAAATACTCAAACCTTTCTACAAGAATCTCTACGAGGGCACAGGTACAGCTGGCTTTTACAGGGTTCATAGGTTACTGGTGACCTCACACAATCATCAGAAGAAACACAGATTTATTAAAGTGGCATAAACCTGTTGACATATCAGCTACATATCACACATGTCATTTATGTTTAACAATGATAGAATtccttttgtttagtttagggttgtttttttaacccctTAATCTTTCTTAGTCACGTAAATGTAATTTCGATGAGATTAGTTTGAGTTTTGTGAAGGTTTACTTTCTACTAAACTTTACCCTTCTAATCTAAACTATTCAATATTGTTCAAAAAGGGCAAATCTAATATTAAAACTGATCTTTGATACAtaatcaacactgactttattgCCAGacactgataacatggctgccaacagagattatttatttatttatttatcactgGTAATTATGTTCACCACTGTCTCTCATTGTTTGACAGAAGTGGAGTTTGTAAACCATTCTCGGGCTGCAGATCCGGTTAtattcataatccattaatctggtTGATTATTGccttgattaattgagtaatcgtttgggccataaaatgtcagaaagtgtcGATCAGTGgattggagcaaagaaaccagaaaatattcacatttaagaagctgaaaaatcatgttttaatcCCTTAAAAACTCGGAAACCGATGAATCAaatcataatcgattaatcagtcagttaaaatgtgaatttttgtTGATTTGGGGTGTGGGTCCATGTAAATTGGGGCGTGTTGGGCAGTCAGTGTTGACGGTGTATTTATCTTAAAAAATctctgaactatccctttaaggtttCAAAGGAAATGTCTTTTCTTCCCGCTTCCAATATTCAGCAATGCAACATTATAATATcttaattataatatttatgataaatGTCTGTGATTGTTGAATATATTTAAACTTAACTGCcgtctttcctcctcctcctccagcctcgTCTCCTGCGGTGGTGTGTGTCCCACTCCTGCTGCCGCTCCTCACTCTGATGGAGCGTCCGTCAATCACGTCTGAAGGGGCGGAGCTCTGGGAGACCAGCGACCAGGGCTGCGACATCATGCTGCGCCACCTGGAGTCTGCGCGGGACGTCGCACACAACACTCAGAGCTACACTGCCAATGCACAGAAGATCttacaaggtaaaaaaaacaaaaaaacaaaaacacttacaaaataaacattaaaggtacagtgtgtagaaTTGTCTTGATTTCCGTGTTCTTGTTTTCAGGGTTTCAGGTGGACGACGACCTGCTGGAGGTGTTTAAAACCGACTTTCAGCTGCGGCTGCTGTGGGGAAGCCGCGGGGCGTCTGTCAACCAGTCGGATCGCTACAACAAGTTCAACCTCATCCTCACCGCGCTGTCACGGAAACTGGAGCCGCCGCCCAAAACGCAGACCTTAATCTGACTTAATCCGGGCAGCGGCGCGACGGCGACTCACTGTGGACTCAGTAAAACTGAGTTAAAACGACAGGAGGAGGTTGAGGAGGAAAAGTGACGtacagtacacagtacacacGTCTATGAACTCAACTCAGACTTTTTCAAATGCACCATTCCACCTGTGGGACACTGTAGCCATCACAAAAgtacttttcactttttttttaacaaaacaaaacaaaaacaaaaacaaaaaaaactgtgaaacacCATTTACTGTCTGATTTGACTTGTACAAAGGGTTTAAAGATTCTCATTTCGCTGCAAACAGCCGTCGACACAGATGAGATTAAGTGTGTCTCACACTAAAGGTACGTTTTTCTtgaaaggcccagtgtgtaacatttagcacgGGGTTATTGGCAGAAGTTGAAtattatactgtgtatatgtatatttattgaAGTGTATTTGGCTTTACGGCCTCAGCCTGTAAGGAGAGGCCACCGTTTCCTCGACACGCATGGGAAAGGGAGGCGTCATCATGTTTTGGCGTGTTTCTACTGACTCgactcgccacggcacggttaagtagcgtctccactagcatagtaccttaacaatcctaaaaaaacgtgggttaatctccaacaattaccagtgaaatgtctaaaatctcaatatttaacagaggagtctggtgtatttagacgGCAGCGacgtctgtgctccggtcatggaggaagtactgaacaaatagttttaattaactgattctaatgattcagtgacactgaaatcaactgctttacaagtcgcGCGTCACTCGtttgtggaaaaccaacctaaaccttGCTGTGCCAAGGTGagtcgaggcgagctgggaccacattggaaaagggccattctcattattagatgtcactcattcttacacagcGGGTCTTAAATGCAACTAGAACAACATTAAATGCAATATTGTACTTCacataaatattacacactggatctttaaggAGAGTTGAATGTATGAACAAGGGTTTATTTGAAAATCTTAAATTTTCAAAgaattattctgtgtttttttaaaagaaaatgcaaagtCACGGTTCAAATTAAGAGCCGGGCAGACGAGAGACGGAGAGATTATGTCGATTTTTCTCCGACACTGCACTTAATTCATAATTCCCCTTCTTAGTCGAGAGAAGAAAGGGAGAAGCAGCAAACATTtgagatatactgtacattaagaatcataaaaaaatatgtgactGAGGAAAACATCCAAGTCTTTACACATGAAACTGTgaggaaagacagaaaagatGGAAACCATTAACACTGATAACCACATGTGAACATTAGTCAAATCTTGCCACATTTACACAGGAGCtgcaaaaatatttaaatatcgTAACCTTGTGTTTTCCCCCCCTGTGATCTGGCtttgtacagacacacacacatggttgttaaaaataaaaaataaaaggttttttaaGTATGTTGACATGTAAGAGACTAAAAAGCTGTACATATTTTAAAGTGTTAGCATGTTAATAACAGACTGTACATATTTTTTCTCTGTAAAccgtaaagaaaaaaaagtcaataaagtCTAAAGTTTATATGATGAACGCTGGCGGTATGATTTAATAAAATATGAAGACGTATGATCAACTCACTGTGTGatacactgactcactgactgctGTAAACAAAAGGCCACACACGCATTTTTCCATTGCTGCTTATTTTATTAGAACAATATCTCGGGAAGAAGAACGAGAACATCTTTCTTCACAGAGTGTCCGACGACATTCAACgtaaaaacatgtgcacaatatggagagagagagagagagagaagcactgCTGTTGGTGATTAAAAACGTACACGACATggtaaaaacacagatttacatGGATTTGTAATGTTGTGATGTTGTCGACGTCACACGTACCTgctattatataaaaaaaatgtgtgttgatGCTGGTGTAAAACGGGTTTACGTTATGTTTATGTTGACAGGGTTTTAGGTTCATGGTTGTCGGAGGTACAGCGTCACCACAGGACATTAATAAGCAGAGGAATGTAAAGAAGAacacgtttgtttgtttattttttggctGGAtgttgaagcagcagcagcacactcaCAGTAGCTTGGCTAGGTTTCAGTAAAAGAACCGTTTTTACATATTGAGCATCGCTAAGCTGATTCATTATTAGTTATTCCTGCATAATATTCAGGATTAAAGCACAGTGGATACTATAATACACAGCTGAGTGGTTATAGGTTTATTCGTGTTACAAAAAATGATCCGTTAGTGTGATTTTGCTCATTTCAAAgctgcagtttttaaaaaacaacaaacaaactcatgGTTAAAGAGACCGTTCACTTCAAACAGGCCTACGAGACGAAACAAAGATTTTAAGAGTCCACTTTGGAGTCAAGTGTCAGATGTGCATATGTCAGTTAACGATAAATGAGAAATGAAAATCTctaattttattaaaatgaattgcCAAACACATATtcattgtttttcctctgagTTCACGGAATATCTTTGGGCTTTGGACCATTAATTGTTCCAAACTAGTAACTGGAAGACATATTTCGATAGAAATTCATTATTCTGTTGCCAAATAAACCAAAAAGGTTAAAAATCAAAGTACAGAACGGCTGCACGAagacaaaactatgactttttttccccccccagaCAACAATTAGTGTTTAATTAAAAGACACAATTAGTAGATGAATTGGTGATGAACATTATCATGAGCTGCAGATGGATCTTTGCACTTGTTTACAAGACATCATATcagaaaaaaactaattaaaactgcAAAATCACCCTGAACAGGTTAGATGGAAACCAGGTTGTCAGAGATTAATATGACTGGGATCCAACATTTTTAGAGGCATATTAGTGGCTAAAAAAGAAGacaatattatttttctttcagcgGTTAAGTGTCAAGATTACAATTAATAACTCTTTAATGCCCCGATAGACAAATGGCCACAGGGTAGTAGAGGAAATGTGGAGTTGTGTGAGAGTTCAAGTAACATCTACAGCATAATTCTATACATTTCACAGCTTCTTCAAAGAGACAGACTACAGCTCGACCAGGAGAACTGTTTCCTGGAGCATCAACAGGACgccaaaaacaatgattttgcTCGTCTATtggaaagataaagaaaaagaaaatgatcaagaGATGAATTAACTGAAGGAATCTAGTAAAACCATGCAGACGAgtgtaaaaaacatttttttaacaagagAAAACTACCGTTTCCCGCAGGTAAAACAACCTCAGCTGACAGACCTTcagtcattcatccattcatttaatCACTCGCTCATTCAATCAGATTCATATGTTGTGAGGGCAAAGTGCATCGGTTCaattttaaaaagcatttttttttcctgtgggtgtcaacaaaaacaatcctAACAAATTAGTCGCCATGGAAACACATTCAGCATCGACACACGGGATGTTAATATGTACAATTCATTCaatggtttaaaaaacaaacaaaaaaaaaaaaacatttaacatcacgCATGTGCACATACGTGTCGTCACATTCACAAATACAACCAAGTAAAGGGGGACAGAAACGTTTCCTGTAGATGCAGCCGCgtcccccaccccacacacacacacacacagaggcgaGGACGGGGTACAGGTGCCCGATGGGAAATGACGTCAGGCGGTAGATATGTACGTGTGAGGCGGGAGGGGCGTGGGGATCCTCCACAGTAGAACAACATGGAGTTTTAAGGCAGAGTCTGACCTGCAACAATATATTTGATAACAGTAGCCCAGTCCGGCGGTTTGGTGATGAAACGCTGCCATCTGTTGGTCGGCTGGTGGAATTACAACCAGAGGAAAGGtgaagagagaggagggtgggggaaaaaggagaggaagagagggttTTGTTTCACCTGATAGTCCTGCTATCTGTCTAACGAGTAGCTCTGACTTGACCCCCACTGCTGTTTGGGAAACGTACGACAAacataaatatagaaaaacacaatcatcGACTCATGCTGGACGTTCCAAGAAAACAGCGCAATGAGACGGCAttcatcacacactcactcactcacacacacacacacacacaacacacacttccAATGACCTCATAACAACAACACGTTAAAAAGAACATGCGACCGTATGAGGGTGAGGGCAGGCATGAGGAGCAGAGTGGCTCAGGCAGGCAGACATCACCAACAGAGCACAGATAAAGGCGGGAACCACGATGACGACAGGAGTGAGTTCGAGCAAATGGATCACAGATGTTGTTAGTGGCAGTGAAATAGTGTGAAGTAGTACCTGACCCTGATGTCCATAGACCCTGATATTAAATGATGAAGTCGTGGGTTTTCTTGAGCTTAAATAGGTTTTTATTATTCAGAAAATATGTAAGATAAAATATTAATCGTAAAAAATAGTAGTGTTACTATGAAAATACACGTTTAATTGATTCTAGAGGCGAGTGGATTGGTTTCTTCGGTTGTGACGTTAACGGCGGATTTTGATTTTCAGTTGTATGTTGCTGCATTTTTCTGTGGAAACATTTGGATTTACTTAGCCCAAGAAGACGAGAAATTTGGAAATGATACAATATTCTCTACAGTGGCCACACACTGATGGAATTTTCTGGGGATATCGAGTAAAATGATCATTCCCATACTGAAAATCACTGAATCGGATATCggaaatctgatacaatccaaacatAATATacatcgcatgcttcactatgcacaggcTGTAAAAGAAGAATTATGTCAGTGAAATAGCTGCAAAACAAATGGGTTAAgtaggtttttattttgaaaaggtctaaaatgGCTGTGTCTGATATCGGTATCGTGCCACCCCTAGATGCAGGTTGTGCACATATTATAATTTTGGTGGTGATTTTCATACATAACTACtgacactaaaaaaaataagtacCCTAGATTTCCATAGAGTTAAATCTGTACATGGCAACGCAGTTTAAATCTAGTTGTAGTGGCTGTACTGTTAAATGGTGCATTTGCCACTTTCTGGCCTGTGAAGTCTTCTTGGTTTTATGCTATGCTACCTTTAAGGCAAATTGTATGTCATCTACAGTTCAGGGTAGgacttaaatattaaatagattaaatactgtacattattgCCAGTTAATGGCTTTGGGATCATCTCTCCCCCCCACACTCTACCATCCTCCCTCCTTTAGTCTCAAAACCCCCAAAATCTGACCATGGACATGAGAGCATGCAGACATGCAAACCTGGTTCCCAGCCCACTTCACCTCTCCTTCCCCTATctacttttttctctctctctctctctctctctctctctctctctctctctctctccctccacacCTATTTCTCTCACTCTTGTGTTCCTGCATCACCAATAATCAGCAAACAGCGTGAGCCCTCCACCAGCCAATCAAATCGCCTGGCCACCCTGCAGCCCTCAGGAACCTGCAGTCACATAGAAGAGAATGGAAGTTACTAAAACACACAAGTGtagaagagaaagagacactcaaacacacacattggtgcacccacaacacaaagaaaacacaactaaaGTGGAAGGAAGTTTGTGATTTTAAAGTGCtcatagagagggagagagagagagagagagactgccaTTGTCTTTGAGAGTTAAACACAGGAGTAGACGTTTGACTCAAAGACCGATTCAAATCTGGAAAAGGAAAGACAAGAAGAATCCAAAATATTTTAAGCATCCTGCAAATTCTGTCTGTTCCTTTCATTAGGAATCAGAGTCGCAgacgctcctcctcctcatcctccttctccttcttgcCGTCTGAAAGACAAACTGATGTAGAATCGAGATCTGATGCTGTGCTGAAATCCTGTCCAATAGCTGTGAAGATAATTTCATCCTGCTTCAGACCTAAATAACAGCGAGACACCACTTTAACTACACCTGCTACAAAGAGAAAACCTAGCATACCTCATTGTTGAGGAACAGGCCGTGTTCTGGTAGTTACTCAGAATTCCAGAGTGGAACTTTAAAAAGGTATATCATAGCCATAGTTTCTTTTACCAACTGCAGAATAAAACCATAAGaggtttgtctccatgtggcatCCATGTTGTGAGAAAACGTCCAAACACCTACAACAAGTATTTGATTTGGACTCCCCTGTGCttgaacacagcagcagatttaCAGTGTTTGACAGCCTCTGCTACCATGTCGGAATCTGCTGGCAGTTTGCTCTTCTCTGTATTGACTTGATGCTACGAGGAATAGACTTTTATGGTAAAAAATGGATAGTGTTCAAAGGgcatattttctagtttttgtCAACAAATCCCATGAAAAGTTGAGTAAAATATTTGTtaacaaacattttaagaaTTACAACATTTCCGCTTTGTTCTGAATGACTGACAAAACAAGTTGTAGCAATGTGCAGTGTGAAACTTTACTTTCTCCAGTGAGATTCTGTAAGAAAACCGCAGTGAGGATACAACGACACTGAAGGCTGGAACCAGACAAACCTCTGCAACTGTAATTCCACCCTTAGTGTAATGGCACAGATACaaaaatacatgcacacacacacacgcgcacacgcacacagcaatcagacagaaataaaaacaaataaaaatggacaaatCAGCTTAAAATCAGGGGAAAAAACATCTACAGCAGTTAAAAGAATAGGATAAAAATATATCATTTCTAAtatattacataaaaacaatCTTAAACAAGCTTAAACTTTGATCGATAAGAAGTGGTGCTGCCTTCGTCGTGGGCTCAAAACAGCAGAGGAGACGCCAGCCAGCcagacaatcacacacaaacacgcacacacacagaggcctcAAATACTAGATCAACATCACTTCAATGCCATCATGTAGACTTAGTGCTCACAGACATGAGAGGACAACGACTGATTAATAAACAGACCGAGGGATGATGAGATGGAAGGGGAAatcagaaagaaggaaagagacgGACGTCCATGCGGGTGTTCGGATTCTGTCTTTTTCCTTAGTGTTATATTATTGATGAACAGAGAGCAGAGATGGAGGGGACGACAGAAGAATggaggagaggtcagaggacAGTGTAGCTTCAGATGTAGGTGACAGCACCtttgctgtttttctccatGGTGATTTCTACATAGGAGGTGGGGACGTAGCCCTCCTCTCCGCTCTGCTTCCTCGCCCTCGTCCAGCCGTCGCCTTTATCTTCCTCGATGATGTACAACACCTGCGAGCAGTGAcgagagatgagatgagatgagactcAGGGCGGCTTGTCATTACTCAGTCAAGACAGTTGGACATCgtgagaaatgttgtttttttttgctttcatgtAGATAAGAgttatacaaacaaaaatgaacattaCCTCATCTTCTGCCATAACCAGCGTCCCCTCGTTCTGACCTGTAAGTCAATCACACCACAGTAACGTTGCAGAGACAACCATTGACATGCGGCCAGGAGGAAAAACGGCTGCCTATACATGTAAACTC is a window from the Solea solea chromosome 9, fSolSol10.1, whole genome shotgun sequence genome containing:
- the bcar3 gene encoding breast cancer anti-estrogen resistance protein 3 isoform X4, whose amino-acid sequence is MSERCNLRTLTAALCCFYHKNAVISAKFSRDHFILDCPSEKLRKELEEELKMNCEEPRSHAWYHGAIPRQVAENLVQRDGDFLIRDSLSIPGSYVLTCQWRNAAQHFKINKKVVMLNEAYSRVEYRLEREGFDSVPALIRYYVGNRKPVSQVVGAIIFQPINRSLPLRCLEEKYGLSGTHREALMAQERRSQKRLSLNITNGHAHDNAHDGTHCHDNCMSRSSQLRLKDRCGSQPASLNQVQERRRPLKAHQSESFLPLGSKPQAQQSPDPLLPSPNPKSPVFRTGSEPVLSPSVPRRSAEILAGQAIRGSDSQLCPKPPPKPSKVPLSRLPHSACFRPLVPSSIISSTSTSSSNHTHASSSVAAPSLDSLTCGETPSGRRSGGPPVPPLKPLKFHHQLAPADSHSSVLSPPDLALYPDSVTLTGRTERLQPSPADLRSCSPREWEEPSSPNSVTDNEHQPPLCSYVERLKREGEGGRKVNGGGEVEARGRRGLDRSSYHHAIAALENTSEEEEEEEDARRAREEEEEAGDKDRSSFQRPVVETESVFRPAEFGSRLLPPENKPLEMVVLKRAKELVLSHNHHSIAKHLLIADCQVARILGVTADLKGQMGVASGLELVTLPHGRQLRLDLMERHHTMAIGVAVDILGCTGSVDERASTLNRIILVAVELKDTVGDLFAFTALMKALDMQQISRLEETWTTLRRNYTQTAISYEKILKPFYKNLYEGTASSPAVVCVPLLLPLLTLMERPSITSEGAELWETSDQGCDIMLRHLESARDVAHNTQSYTANAQKILQGFQVDDDLLEVFKTDFQLRLLWGSRGASVNQSDRYNKFNLILTALSRKLEPPPKTQTLI